In a genomic window of Mustela nigripes isolate SB6536 chromosome 8, MUSNIG.SB6536, whole genome shotgun sequence:
- the OASL gene encoding 2'-5'-oligoadenylate synthase-like protein isoform X2, translating to MALTRELYATPASRLDSFVAQWLQPYQEQKVEVLEAVQTVQQFLREEHFEGDCGLDEKVRVLKVLKVGSFGNGTAVRNNLEVELVAFLSCFHSFQQEAKHHQDILSLIWKKLLCCQDLLALGLKDVEITQGDPDALVFTIETRRTAEPITVTIVPAYRALGPSVSNTQPHPEVYVSLIEAQGYPGYFSPSFSELQRNFVKYRPTKLKSLLRLVKHWYLQYVKAKCPRATLPPDYALELLTIYAWEMGTQENENFRLDKGFTSVMELLQEFKFLCIYWTKYYTFQNPDIKDFVRKQLKRDRPIILDPADPTHNVAEGYRWDIVAERASQCLKQNCCYDNKENPVPSWNVKRTRDIQVTVGQWGYSDLILTVNPYEPIRKIQEKIWESQGTLALKRLSFQEPGGKRQLLSNQCSLAYYGIFSNIRLCLVEATSHEIQVFVKNPDGGSHAYGIDPKSFILGLKHQIEDQQGLPRKKQQLQFQGQVLQDWSSLCSYGIQDGDTLILSKKKAESFPFLPH from the exons ATGGCACTGACCAGGGAGCTGTATGCCACCCCTGCCTCCAGGCTGGACTCCTTTGTGGCTCAATGGCTGCAGCCCTACCAGGAGCAGAAAGTGGAGGTTCTGGAGGCTGTGCAGACTGTGCAACAATTCCTGAGAGAAGAGCACTTTGAGGGCGACTGCGGACTGGATGAGAAGGTGCGGGTGCTGAAGGTGCTCAAG GTAGGCTCCTTCGGGAATGGCACAGCAGTCAGGAACAACTTGGAGGTAGAACTGGTGGCGTTCCTGAGCTGTTTCCACAGCTTCCAGCAAGAGGCCAAGCACCACCAAGACATTCTGAGTCTGATATGGAAGAAGCTGTTGTGTTGCCAGGATCTGCTGGCCCTTGGGCTCAAGGACGTGGAAATCACCCAGGGAGACCCCGATGCTCTTGTCTTCACCATTGAGACCAGGAGGACGGCAGAGCCCATCACTGTCACCATCGTGCCTGCCTATAGGGCCCTGG GGCCTTCTGTTTCCAACACTCAGCCACATCCTGAGGTCTATGTGAGTCTGATTGAGGCCCAGGGTTACCCTGGATATTTCTCCCCATCCTTCAGCGAGCTGCAGAGAAACTTCGTGAAATATCGGCCAACCAAGCTGAAGAGCCTCCTCCGGCTAGTAAAGCACTGGTACCTGCAG TACGTGAAAGCCAAGTGCCCCAGGGCCACGCTGCCCCCTGACTATGCCCTCGAGCTGCTGACCATCTACGCCTGGGAGATGGGTACTcaggaaaatgagaatttcaggcTGGATAAAGGCTTCACCTCAGTGATGGAACTACTCCAGGAGTTTAAGTTCCTATGCATCTACTGGACCAAGTACTACACATTCCAGAACCCAGACATCAAGGATTTTGTCAGAAAACAGCTCAAAAGAGACAG GCCCATCATCTTGGATCCAGCCGATCCCACCCACAATGTGGCAGAAGGATACAGATGGGACATAGTCGCGGAGAGGGCCTCCCAGTGCCTGAAACAGAACTGTTGCTATGACAACAAGGAGAACCCAGTCCCCAGCTGGAATGTGAAG aGGACACGAGACATCCAAGTGACAGTGGGACAGTGGGGTTACTCAGATTTGATTCTTACGGTGAACCCTTATGAGCCCATAAGGAAGATCCAAGAGAAGATCTGGGAGAGCCAGGGGACCTTGGCCCTGAAGCGTCTGTCCTTCCAGGAGCCCGGTGGCAAGCGACAGCTCCTCAGTAACCAGTGCTCCTTGGCCTATTACGGCATCTTCTCCAACATTCGTCTCTGTCTGGTGGAGGCCACCTCCCACGAGATCCAGGTATTTGTGAAGAATCCTGATGGGGGGAGCCATGCCTATGGCATTGATCCCAAAAGCTTCATCCTAGGCCTGAAGCACCAGATTGAAGACCAGCAGGGGCTGCCCAGAAAAAAGCAGCAGCTGCAGTTCCAAGGTCAAGTTCTGCAGGATTGGTCATCTTTGTGCAGCTATGGGATCCAGGACGGTGACACCCTTATCCTCTCCAAGAAGAAAGCTGAAAGCTTTCCATTTCTGCCCCACTAA
- the OASL gene encoding 2'-5'-oligoadenylate synthase-like protein isoform X1 — MALTRELYATPASRLDSFVAQWLQPYQEQKVEVLEAVQTVQQFLREEHFEGDCGLDEKVRVLKVLKVGSFGNGTAVRNNLEVELVAFLSCFHSFQQEAKHHQDILSLIWKKLLCCQDLLALGLKDVEITQGDPDALVFTIETRRTAEPITVTIVPAYRALGPSVSNTQPHPEVYVSLIEAQGYPGYFSPSFSELQRNFVKYRPTKLKSLLRLVKHWYLQYVKAKCPRATLPPDYALELLTIYAWEMGTQENENFRLDKGFTSVMELLQEFKFLCIYWTKYYTFQNPDIKDFVRKQLKRDRLLSGLQTRKGLGTLSLCCRPIILDPADPTHNVAEGYRWDIVAERASQCLKQNCCYDNKENPVPSWNVKRTRDIQVTVGQWGYSDLILTVNPYEPIRKIQEKIWESQGTLALKRLSFQEPGGKRQLLSNQCSLAYYGIFSNIRLCLVEATSHEIQVFVKNPDGGSHAYGIDPKSFILGLKHQIEDQQGLPRKKQQLQFQGQVLQDWSSLCSYGIQDGDTLILSKKKAESFPFLPH, encoded by the exons ATGGCACTGACCAGGGAGCTGTATGCCACCCCTGCCTCCAGGCTGGACTCCTTTGTGGCTCAATGGCTGCAGCCCTACCAGGAGCAGAAAGTGGAGGTTCTGGAGGCTGTGCAGACTGTGCAACAATTCCTGAGAGAAGAGCACTTTGAGGGCGACTGCGGACTGGATGAGAAGGTGCGGGTGCTGAAGGTGCTCAAG GTAGGCTCCTTCGGGAATGGCACAGCAGTCAGGAACAACTTGGAGGTAGAACTGGTGGCGTTCCTGAGCTGTTTCCACAGCTTCCAGCAAGAGGCCAAGCACCACCAAGACATTCTGAGTCTGATATGGAAGAAGCTGTTGTGTTGCCAGGATCTGCTGGCCCTTGGGCTCAAGGACGTGGAAATCACCCAGGGAGACCCCGATGCTCTTGTCTTCACCATTGAGACCAGGAGGACGGCAGAGCCCATCACTGTCACCATCGTGCCTGCCTATAGGGCCCTGG GGCCTTCTGTTTCCAACACTCAGCCACATCCTGAGGTCTATGTGAGTCTGATTGAGGCCCAGGGTTACCCTGGATATTTCTCCCCATCCTTCAGCGAGCTGCAGAGAAACTTCGTGAAATATCGGCCAACCAAGCTGAAGAGCCTCCTCCGGCTAGTAAAGCACTGGTACCTGCAG TACGTGAAAGCCAAGTGCCCCAGGGCCACGCTGCCCCCTGACTATGCCCTCGAGCTGCTGACCATCTACGCCTGGGAGATGGGTACTcaggaaaatgagaatttcaggcTGGATAAAGGCTTCACCTCAGTGATGGAACTACTCCAGGAGTTTAAGTTCCTATGCATCTACTGGACCAAGTACTACACATTCCAGAACCCAGACATCAAGGATTTTGTCAGAAAACAGCTCAAAAGAGACAG GcttctttctggcctgcaaacCAGAAAAGGCCTGGGaaccctctccctgtgctgcagGCCCATCATCTTGGATCCAGCCGATCCCACCCACAATGTGGCAGAAGGATACAGATGGGACATAGTCGCGGAGAGGGCCTCCCAGTGCCTGAAACAGAACTGTTGCTATGACAACAAGGAGAACCCAGTCCCCAGCTGGAATGTGAAG aGGACACGAGACATCCAAGTGACAGTGGGACAGTGGGGTTACTCAGATTTGATTCTTACGGTGAACCCTTATGAGCCCATAAGGAAGATCCAAGAGAAGATCTGGGAGAGCCAGGGGACCTTGGCCCTGAAGCGTCTGTCCTTCCAGGAGCCCGGTGGCAAGCGACAGCTCCTCAGTAACCAGTGCTCCTTGGCCTATTACGGCATCTTCTCCAACATTCGTCTCTGTCTGGTGGAGGCCACCTCCCACGAGATCCAGGTATTTGTGAAGAATCCTGATGGGGGGAGCCATGCCTATGGCATTGATCCCAAAAGCTTCATCCTAGGCCTGAAGCACCAGATTGAAGACCAGCAGGGGCTGCCCAGAAAAAAGCAGCAGCTGCAGTTCCAAGGTCAAGTTCTGCAGGATTGGTCATCTTTGTGCAGCTATGGGATCCAGGACGGTGACACCCTTATCCTCTCCAAGAAGAAAGCTGAAAGCTTTCCATTTCTGCCCCACTAA
- the OASL gene encoding 2'-5'-oligoadenylate synthase-like protein isoform X3 — MALTRELYATPASRLDSFVAQWLQPYQEQKVEVLEAVQTVQQFLREEHFEGDCGLDEKVRVLKVLKVGSFGNGTAVRNNLEVELVAFLSCFHSFQQEAKHHQDILSLIWKKLLCCQDLLALGLKDVEITQGDPDALVFTIETRRTAEPITVTIVPAYRALGPSVSNTQPHPEVYVSLIEAQGYPGYFSPSFSELQRNFVKYRPTKLKSLLRLVKHWYLQAHHLGSSRSHPQCGRRIQMGHSRGEGLPVPETELLL; from the exons ATGGCACTGACCAGGGAGCTGTATGCCACCCCTGCCTCCAGGCTGGACTCCTTTGTGGCTCAATGGCTGCAGCCCTACCAGGAGCAGAAAGTGGAGGTTCTGGAGGCTGTGCAGACTGTGCAACAATTCCTGAGAGAAGAGCACTTTGAGGGCGACTGCGGACTGGATGAGAAGGTGCGGGTGCTGAAGGTGCTCAAG GTAGGCTCCTTCGGGAATGGCACAGCAGTCAGGAACAACTTGGAGGTAGAACTGGTGGCGTTCCTGAGCTGTTTCCACAGCTTCCAGCAAGAGGCCAAGCACCACCAAGACATTCTGAGTCTGATATGGAAGAAGCTGTTGTGTTGCCAGGATCTGCTGGCCCTTGGGCTCAAGGACGTGGAAATCACCCAGGGAGACCCCGATGCTCTTGTCTTCACCATTGAGACCAGGAGGACGGCAGAGCCCATCACTGTCACCATCGTGCCTGCCTATAGGGCCCTGG GGCCTTCTGTTTCCAACACTCAGCCACATCCTGAGGTCTATGTGAGTCTGATTGAGGCCCAGGGTTACCCTGGATATTTCTCCCCATCCTTCAGCGAGCTGCAGAGAAACTTCGTGAAATATCGGCCAACCAAGCTGAAGAGCCTCCTCCGGCTAGTAAAGCACTGGTACCTGCAG GCCCATCATCTTGGATCCAGCCGATCCCACCCACAATGTGGCAGAAGGATACAGATGGGACATAGTCGCGGAGAGGGCCTCCCAGTGCCTGAAACAGAACTGTTGCTATGA
- the LOC132023247 gene encoding 2'-5'-oligoadenylate synthase-like protein 2, protein MAFFEVPSYTPADTLSVFVEQNLQPDPDWKEELKDAWQRIERFFRERCFRDELVLDQEVRVLKVVKGGSSGKGTTLNYSSDVDLVLFLSCFSSFQDQADHREFVINFIKKRLTKYSRSLAYSITMVPRKETTRVPRSLSFQVQLRKNSKAIGVDVLPAYDALKNFCRDSKPSPEIYEDLITSGAPPGEFSPSFTELQRHFVKSRPVKLKNLLRMVKYWHQQKLKPKYRNAALPPKYALELLTIYAWEIGTNQSDNFSLDEGYRAVMELLINYQNICIYWTKYYDFQNETVRMYVKQRLKEHRPVILDPADPTNNLGSKKRWDLVAREAVRELEQACFRTEDPNQAWYIQPARDVQVTVKKAGEEAWTFSVNPYSPIWKMKIEIRRIWGFDGQQRLSFQEPGGERQMLSSRKTLADYGIFSKVNIRVLETFPPEIQAFVKDSKGHSKPYAIHPEDSIRDLKEKIEEAGGLSVVDQILKFQSRTLRNHRSLSDLQIKDCDTILLTRRT, encoded by the exons ATGGCGTTCTTTGAGGTCCCGTCTTACACCCCTGCAGACACGCTGTCTGTCTTCGTGGAGCAGAACCTTCAGCCCGATCCGGACTGGAAGGAGGAGCTGAAGGATGCCTGGCAGAGAATAGAGCGTTTCTTTCGGGAACGCTGCTTCCGTGATGAGCTGGTTCTAGACCAGGAAGTCAGGGTGCTGAAGGTGGTGAAG GGCGGCTCCTCTGGGAAGGGGACAACGCTGAACTACAGCTCTGATGTGGACTTGGTCTTGTTCTTGAGCTGCTTCTCCAGCTTCCAAGACCAGGCAGACCACCGCGAATTTGTCATCAACTTCATTAAGAAGAGACTGACCAAGTACAGCAGGAGCCTAGCCTACAGCATCACCATGGTCCCACGGAAAGAGACCACCAGGGTCCCCCGCTCGCTGTCCTTCCAGGTCCAGCTCAGGAAGAACAGTAAAGCCATTGGAGTGGATGTGCTTCCAGCCTATGATGCTCTGA AAAATTTTTGCCGAGACTCTAAACCATCACCGGAAATCTATGAAGACTTAATAACCAGTGGTGCCCCCCCTGGGGAATTCTCGCCCAGCTTCACAGAGTTGCAGCGGCACTTTGTGAAAAGTCGCCCTGTTAAGCTAAAGAACCTCTTGCGGATGGTGAAGTACTGGCACCAGCAG AAATTGAAACCTAAATATCGAAATGCAGCATTGCCCCCAAAATATGCACTGGAGCTATTGACCATCTATGCCTGGGAAATAGGCACAAACCAAAGCGATAACTTCAGCCTGGATGAAGGGTATAGAGCTGTGATGGAACTCCTCATCAATTATCAAAACATCTGCATATATTGGACCAAGTACTATGATTTCCAAAATGAGACTGTCAGAATGTATGTCAAACAACGTTTGAAGGAACACAG gccAGTTATCCTGGACCCAGCTGATCCTACCAACAACCTGGGAAGCAAAAAGAGATGGGACCTGGTGGCCAGGGAGGCTGTTCGTGAACTGGAACAGGCCTGCTTCAGGACTGAAGACCCCAACCAGGCCTGGTACATACAG ccaGCAAGGGATGTCCAGGTGACGGTGAAaaaggcaggagaggaggccTGGACATTCTCAGTGAACCCCTACAGTCCCATCTGGAAGATGAAAATAGAGATCAGGAGGATATGGGGCTTCGACGGGCAGCAGCGTCTCTCCTTCCAGGAGCCAGGTGGGGAGAGACAAATGCTCAGCAGCCGGAAGACACTAGCAGATTATGGGATCTTCTCTAAAGTGAACATCCGGGTACTGGAGACCTTCCCTCCTGAGATTCAGGCCTTCGTGAAGGACTCTAAAGGCCACAGCAAACCTTACGCCATCCACCCTGAGGACTCCATCCGTGACTTGAAAGAGAAGATTGAGGAAGCTGGGGGACTTTCTGTGGTGGATCAGATACTAAAATTCCAGAGTCGGACTCTGCGGAATCACCGCAGCCTCTCAGACCTGCAGATTAAAGACTGTGACACCATCCTACTCACGAGGAGAACCTGA